One genomic region from Chthonomonas calidirosea T49 encodes:
- the leuS gene encoding leucine--tRNA ligase: MSAENNSTSQYDFRAIERKWQQRWEEAQLFRVEIRHDRPKFYGLDMFPYPSGAGLSVGHCRNYIPLDVACRLKVLQGYNVLHPMGWDAFGQPAENEAIKRGRNPKEMVLEYAANYRRQLKLVGISYDWSREINSSSPEYYRWTQWIFLQLYKNNLAYRANAPVNWCPQCKTVLANEEVVNGRCWRCGSLVEKRQVPQWFFRITAYAEKLLEGLQRVNWPEGVKALQANWIGRSEGAEIVFPVDGHTETIAVFTTRPDTLWGATFMVLAPEHPLVDKLTTPEYRAQVEAYKERAQRTSDIDRQNVERAKTGVFIGSYCINPVTGERIPIYIADYVLMGYGTGAIMAVPAHDQRDFEFAKRYGLPIRLVYQISPEQTAESLTEAVPEGGTMVNTGLFDGLPNNKETISRVISYLEEKGIGRGVVTYRLRDWLISRQRYWGAPIPIIHCPTCGEVPVPEDQLPVLLPPVERYEPTGTGESPLAGIPEFVHTTCPRCNGPARRETDTMGGSACSSWYYLRFADPHNNREAFSQEAVRYWLPVDLYAGGAEHAVGHLLYARFWTKALHDMGYLHFDEPFLTYRNQGAVLAYTPGREVGKEENGEEEELGADEPIENWKVLKPEERETIPPEKWVWRWVRMSKSKGNVVTPDEMAERYGSDSLRLFLLFVAPYEENVQWSDKGMEGAHRFVNRIWRIWHELRPHYRADWREHMPPLSELSPTDRALRRKLHQTIRKVETDIEHFRFNTAVAALMEYTNELSAYRNAVANREPTPVQACLISEALETLPILFSPITPHLADEWWERLGKEGFTFNQCWPKYDPEVAKEEEITVVVQINGKIRDKLQVSPETPSDELERLALASGRVQTELQGRVPQKIIVVPQKLVNIVVSK, from the coding sequence ATGAGCGCAGAGAACAACAGTACCAGCCAGTACGATTTTCGAGCCATCGAGCGTAAGTGGCAGCAGCGCTGGGAAGAGGCCCAGCTTTTCCGTGTTGAGATTCGTCATGACCGCCCTAAGTTTTATGGTCTCGATATGTTTCCTTACCCGTCGGGAGCTGGCCTGAGCGTCGGGCATTGCCGCAACTACATTCCTTTGGATGTTGCTTGCCGCCTAAAAGTGCTACAGGGATACAACGTGTTACATCCTATGGGTTGGGATGCTTTTGGACAACCCGCCGAGAACGAAGCCATTAAACGCGGCCGCAATCCAAAAGAGATGGTGCTTGAATATGCGGCTAACTACCGGCGCCAATTAAAACTCGTTGGCATCTCCTACGACTGGAGCCGAGAGATCAACTCCAGCAGTCCAGAATACTACCGCTGGACGCAGTGGATTTTTCTGCAGCTCTATAAAAACAACTTGGCTTACCGGGCCAACGCGCCCGTCAACTGGTGCCCACAGTGCAAAACGGTGCTGGCCAATGAAGAGGTTGTAAACGGCCGCTGCTGGCGCTGCGGCAGCCTGGTGGAAAAACGCCAGGTGCCTCAGTGGTTCTTTCGCATCACCGCCTATGCCGAAAAGCTGCTAGAGGGGCTTCAACGTGTAAACTGGCCAGAAGGAGTAAAAGCGCTGCAGGCCAACTGGATCGGGCGCAGTGAAGGAGCCGAGATCGTCTTCCCTGTGGATGGGCATACGGAAACCATTGCCGTTTTCACAACACGCCCCGATACGCTATGGGGCGCAACCTTCATGGTGTTGGCACCGGAACATCCCCTTGTCGATAAGCTTACGACACCTGAATATCGCGCCCAGGTAGAAGCCTATAAAGAACGCGCACAGCGCACCTCCGACATTGACCGACAAAACGTTGAGCGGGCGAAAACTGGGGTCTTCATTGGGTCTTACTGTATCAATCCCGTCACTGGGGAACGAATTCCTATCTACATTGCTGACTACGTGCTCATGGGCTACGGAACAGGGGCTATCATGGCCGTTCCCGCCCACGATCAACGAGACTTCGAATTTGCGAAACGTTACGGCCTACCCATTCGCCTTGTCTACCAAATAAGCCCAGAACAGACGGCCGAATCTCTCACCGAAGCCGTGCCCGAGGGCGGTACCATGGTGAATACAGGGCTGTTCGACGGCCTACCCAATAACAAAGAGACTATCTCACGTGTCATCTCCTATCTCGAAGAGAAAGGCATTGGCCGTGGCGTGGTAACCTATCGGCTTCGCGACTGGCTGATCTCACGTCAACGCTACTGGGGCGCTCCTATCCCCATCATCCACTGTCCCACTTGCGGGGAGGTGCCCGTGCCCGAGGACCAGCTTCCCGTGTTGTTGCCCCCGGTGGAGCGCTACGAGCCGACTGGCACCGGTGAATCGCCGCTGGCGGGCATACCGGAATTTGTCCATACCACCTGCCCGCGCTGTAACGGGCCTGCTCGCCGCGAAACCGATACCATGGGCGGCTCCGCCTGCTCTTCCTGGTACTATCTGCGCTTTGCTGACCCCCATAACAATAGAGAGGCCTTTAGTCAAGAAGCCGTGCGCTACTGGCTGCCCGTTGATCTCTACGCCGGCGGTGCAGAACACGCCGTGGGCCACCTCCTCTACGCCCGTTTCTGGACGAAAGCGCTCCACGATATGGGCTACCTGCACTTCGATGAGCCGTTCCTTACCTATCGTAACCAAGGAGCCGTACTGGCTTACACTCCTGGGCGAGAGGTGGGAAAGGAGGAAAACGGCGAGGAAGAAGAGCTCGGCGCCGATGAACCGATTGAGAACTGGAAGGTTCTCAAGCCAGAAGAGCGAGAGACGATTCCGCCCGAAAAGTGGGTCTGGCGCTGGGTGCGTATGAGCAAGAGCAAGGGAAATGTGGTCACTCCCGACGAGATGGCGGAACGCTATGGGAGCGATAGCTTGCGTCTTTTCCTGCTTTTTGTGGCCCCCTATGAGGAGAACGTACAGTGGTCTGATAAGGGTATGGAGGGCGCCCATCGATTTGTCAATCGCATTTGGCGCATTTGGCACGAACTCCGTCCCCACTATCGTGCCGACTGGCGTGAACATATGCCGCCACTCAGCGAGTTGTCTCCCACCGATCGCGCTCTGCGCCGAAAACTGCACCAGACGATTCGAAAGGTCGAAACCGATATCGAGCACTTTCGTTTTAACACGGCAGTGGCGGCTCTCATGGAGTACACCAATGAGCTTTCCGCCTACCGTAATGCGGTAGCTAACCGAGAGCCAACACCGGTGCAGGCCTGTCTTATATCGGAGGCCCTAGAGACCCTGCCGATCCTCTTTTCTCCCATCACCCCTCACTTGGCCGATGAGTGGTGGGAACGCTTGGGTAAAGAGGGGTTCACCTTCAACCAGTGCTGGCCTAAATACGACCCGGAAGTCGCCAAAGAAGAGGAGATCACCGTGGTGGTGCAGATCAACGGAAAGATTCGTGACAAGCTACAGGTTTCTCCAGAAACCCCTTCCGACGAGCTAGAGCGCCTTGCTCTTGCCTCTGGCCGCGTGCAGACCGAACTACAGGGACGCGTTCCTCAGAAAATCATCGTGGTACCGCAAAAGCTCGTCAACATCGTGGTAAGCAAATAG
- a CDS encoding class I SAM-dependent methyltransferase: MPINFDRVADDYDASRYLPEDAAQRIAAFLCQAASLDMHSLVLDAASGTGHFALPLALHGVQVVGVDISERMLAKLRSKMASTSLPIRLLRSDLTSLGLVHQAFDVVLMAHILHLIPNWQQALREAFRVLKPNGVLLLVWRQGGRSPIHHHYHELLRGRFEIPKHQGAHSSEVAQWLQKQGRTVEILDTQHLHWQWQAPIAQTVDFLQKRVWSRLWRVPDEVHDSVMKELRAWVLANYGSLDGFEVLEGSIMVQKVS, from the coding sequence ATGCCGATTAACTTTGATCGTGTTGCCGACGACTACGATGCCAGTCGCTACCTGCCTGAGGACGCCGCCCAACGTATTGCCGCTTTCCTTTGCCAAGCCGCCTCTCTCGATATGCATAGCCTCGTGCTCGATGCAGCATCGGGCACGGGCCACTTTGCGCTACCTTTGGCCTTGCATGGGGTGCAGGTTGTAGGGGTAGACATTTCCGAACGGATGCTGGCCAAGCTGCGCTCTAAAATGGCATCTACCTCCCTGCCTATCCGCCTTCTGCGTTCCGATCTCACCTCCCTTGGGCTAGTCCATCAGGCCTTCGATGTCGTCCTCATGGCCCATATTCTGCATCTCATTCCAAACTGGCAGCAAGCGCTTCGCGAGGCGTTTCGCGTGCTCAAGCCCAACGGGGTTTTGCTTCTTGTTTGGAGACAAGGAGGGCGTTCGCCTATCCACCATCACTACCATGAGCTGCTTAGAGGGCGCTTTGAGATTCCCAAACATCAAGGAGCCCATTCAAGCGAAGTTGCACAGTGGTTGCAAAAGCAGGGAAGAACCGTTGAGATTCTAGACACCCAACATTTGCATTGGCAGTGGCAAGCCCCCATTGCACAGACCGTTGACTTCCTGCAGAAGCGCGTTTGGTCACGCCTATGGCGCGTTCCTGATGAGGTTCACGATTCCGTGATGAAGGAGCTGCGCGCTTGGGTGCTGGCCAACTACGGCTCTTTGGATGGCTTTGAGGTTCTCGAAGGCAGCATCATGGTGCAGAAAGTTTCCTAA